The following proteins are co-located in the Polystyrenella longa genome:
- a CDS encoding PPC domain-containing protein yields MTAPTSAAPPTISRLQPMSIQPGSTTSVTVTGTNLAQLSDVWKNTPGDWKIAAQPEGNGTKADSVVVDLTTSPEAKPGIFGFRVATPEGVSKPNLMMIDNLPVVSATGQNTNFENAQSVPFPTAVEGLCPAVARHYYKINVTEARRIAVEVYARRLGSLLDPIIYLYDASGRTLSYADDSPGLQRDCQLEFNLPAAGDYVVEIRDIAYKGGATYPYHVRIGDFPLVHTAYPIQLAEGSESTVTLLGQIPDNDTTVTVTPEAGSAFYLTTPDYANGTSFLPVATTTYPVLNETEPNQDAETANPLASESGYVFNGRLDEFRDVDQFKFNAKANQWYQVQAVSEKYGSPADLVVSMYEPSGSKLKEVDDTAGLESRFFQKTADAGEYRIEVRDLNRKGGANYTYSVLVEPVQTGFTLTAEETVLNIPQTGTAAITVKAERYGWNEAIEIAAVDLPAGYTSHRTIMGPGRNEVVLTISGSGETETGKIIPLKIVGKVKSGETELVETATVSSAWKLHLNNMTTLTDQFTESLVLGAEPALPYRVRFEPAEIVLGPNLSATVKVIAERNEGFTEEIALALTPAADKNGLPANVTADVKPIVKDQTEAIVTITGTEKAGLGEFTIAIQSTLKKDKLTFTQPLPGLNLIFESALTATAILEKTEARKTEVVPVKLTIKRNPALTGEVTYTMTNLPEGYTVPSGTIAADASEAVVELTVPETAVPVDLSKLTFTIEAKQGEKVFKAETAPFTLKVIE; encoded by the coding sequence ATGACAGCGCCCACTTCAGCGGCGCCGCCTACGATCAGTCGATTGCAACCAATGTCGATACAACCAGGAAGCACAACATCGGTAACTGTCACCGGTACGAATCTCGCTCAGTTAAGTGATGTCTGGAAAAACACTCCCGGCGATTGGAAGATCGCTGCTCAACCTGAAGGTAACGGAACGAAGGCGGACTCGGTCGTCGTCGATCTGACCACCTCACCGGAAGCAAAACCAGGAATATTTGGCTTTCGAGTGGCAACTCCGGAAGGAGTTTCCAAACCCAATTTAATGATGATTGATAACCTGCCCGTCGTATCTGCAACCGGTCAGAATACGAACTTCGAAAACGCTCAGTCCGTTCCCTTTCCGACGGCAGTGGAAGGGCTCTGTCCGGCGGTCGCACGGCATTACTATAAAATTAATGTTACTGAAGCTCGCCGTATTGCAGTCGAAGTGTATGCTCGTCGGTTAGGCTCACTGCTTGATCCAATCATCTATCTGTATGACGCTTCCGGACGAACGTTGAGCTATGCCGATGACTCTCCCGGTTTGCAACGGGATTGCCAGCTGGAGTTCAATCTGCCCGCAGCAGGCGACTATGTCGTTGAAATCCGCGACATCGCTTACAAAGGGGGGGCGACTTACCCCTACCATGTTCGCATTGGCGATTTCCCACTCGTGCATACAGCTTATCCTATACAATTAGCCGAGGGCAGTGAATCGACCGTCACGCTCCTTGGACAGATCCCTGATAATGACACCACTGTCACTGTTACTCCTGAAGCAGGGTCGGCGTTTTATTTAACCACTCCCGACTATGCCAACGGGACCTCTTTTTTGCCGGTAGCGACGACGACCTATCCAGTGCTGAATGAAACCGAACCCAATCAGGATGCGGAAACGGCCAATCCATTGGCGAGCGAGAGCGGTTATGTCTTTAACGGTCGACTGGATGAATTTCGCGATGTCGATCAGTTCAAGTTCAATGCTAAAGCGAATCAATGGTATCAGGTCCAAGCGGTTTCTGAGAAATATGGTTCTCCCGCCGACCTCGTCGTCAGCATGTACGAACCGAGTGGAAGTAAGTTGAAGGAAGTCGACGACACTGCCGGGCTGGAATCTCGATTCTTCCAGAAGACTGCAGACGCAGGTGAATATCGTATTGAAGTTCGCGACTTAAATCGCAAAGGAGGCGCGAACTACACTTATTCTGTTCTGGTCGAACCGGTTCAAACAGGTTTTACACTGACTGCGGAAGAGACTGTCCTTAATATTCCACAAACAGGTACCGCGGCCATCACGGTGAAAGCGGAACGATATGGTTGGAATGAAGCCATTGAAATCGCTGCCGTTGATCTGCCAGCTGGGTACACCTCGCATCGAACAATCATGGGACCGGGACGCAATGAAGTCGTGTTGACCATCTCTGGTTCGGGCGAAACAGAGACGGGGAAAATTATTCCGCTCAAGATTGTTGGAAAGGTGAAGTCGGGAGAAACAGAACTCGTCGAAACGGCGACAGTCAGCTCTGCCTGGAAACTCCATTTAAACAACATGACGACATTAACGGATCAGTTCACTGAATCGTTGGTGCTGGGAGCCGAACCGGCACTTCCTTATCGCGTGAGATTCGAACCGGCCGAAATTGTCTTGGGTCCGAACTTGTCGGCGACGGTTAAAGTCATCGCCGAACGCAACGAAGGTTTCACTGAAGAAATTGCTCTCGCGCTCACTCCTGCCGCTGACAAAAACGGATTGCCGGCGAATGTCACTGCCGATGTCAAGCCGATCGTCAAAGACCAGACTGAAGCAATCGTCACGATTACCGGTACTGAAAAAGCGGGTCTAGGCGAATTTACGATCGCGATCCAAAGCACCCTCAAAAAAGACAAACTTACTTTCACTCAACCGCTTCCCGGTTTGAATCTCATATTTGAATCTGCACTTACGGCGACAGCGATATTAGAGAAAACAGAAGCTCGCAAAACAGAAGTGGTCCCTGTTAAGTTGACTATCAAACGGAATCCGGCACTTACCGGAGAAGTTACCTACACTATGACCAACCTTCCGGAAGGGTATACCGTTCCTTCAGGAACTATTGCTGCGGACGCATCAGAAGCCGTGGTGGAACTGACCGTTCCAGAAACAGCCGTTCCTGTGGATTTAAGCAAGCTGACTTTTACCATTGAAGCCAAACAAGGTGAAAAGGTATTCAAAGCAGAAACGGCTCCCTTCACGCTCAAAGTGATCGAATAA
- a CDS encoding DUF1549 and DUF1553 domain-containing protein — translation MTRFVFLCGAILFCPLALFADSEPTGEVVIEQPSRIELEPGEINLVGARAVQQLVTTGFYSGEETRDLTGEVEYVSVHPAIAKVDGSRLIPVGNGETTVTAKVAGQESAVKVTVTNVEVLTPVSFKHDVLASLTKADCNSGACHGSPSGKGGFRLSLRGYDPPFDMVTLRTEYFGRRTNIVAPDESLLIKKPLMQVAHGGGRRLRKEDPMHLALVNWIGEGMKLDSEEAPSLVKIDVYPKKRILWEKSPRQQLYVMGEFSDGSIKDLTDLTVFSSSNERVAFASPEGLVEKSNRGETTILARYLDKMSTCEISFLEDVDGFAWANPQENNFIDTLAFAKMQQLQILPSELCSDEEFLRRAYLDVTGRLPRVEEATVFLNDSSADKRAHLIDQLLETPEYAQFWSLKWSDVLRASSKKFNEVGTHKFHEWIKNVVYSDVPLNQVAYELLTASGSAYENPAANYWRASREPDEATEVTAQLFLGIRIQCAKCHNHPFERWTQDNYYGLAATFARIGRKPVSDANEEVIFMKNDGEVTQPRTGETMKVHLLLKGDVEVPADTDRRVVFADWLTAADNPFFAKATVNRIWGHLMGRGIVDPVDDFRDSNPPSNAPLLAELTQQFVNNDFSMKWAIRTIMNSRLYQLSSEKNDFNSEDEIYHSHASTRLMTAEQLLDAICDVTGVREKFAGVPIGTRTVELAEPPADHYFLKVFGQPQREMACECERSSDSNLSQALQMINGPVIQDKLKVETGRLQTAIKAGKDDVTIINEIYLAAVSRQPEEVELNAALEHIKSSAERTQALEDVAWAVLNSKEFLFQH, via the coding sequence ATGACGCGATTTGTTTTCCTTTGTGGAGCAATCCTGTTCTGCCCACTGGCTCTCTTCGCGGACTCAGAGCCAACCGGCGAAGTCGTCATCGAACAGCCGAGCCGAATCGAACTGGAACCGGGTGAAATCAACCTGGTTGGCGCACGCGCTGTACAGCAACTGGTGACGACAGGATTCTATTCGGGTGAAGAGACACGTGACCTGACAGGCGAAGTCGAATACGTCTCGGTTCATCCTGCTATCGCGAAAGTGGACGGGTCACGATTGATTCCCGTTGGGAATGGTGAGACGACTGTGACCGCGAAAGTAGCGGGACAGGAGTCGGCAGTGAAAGTCACTGTCACTAACGTTGAAGTACTCACTCCCGTCAGCTTTAAGCATGATGTTCTTGCTTCACTGACTAAAGCGGACTGTAACTCCGGAGCATGTCACGGTTCTCCTTCGGGGAAAGGTGGCTTTCGGTTGTCACTACGCGGATACGATCCTCCTTTTGACATGGTGACTTTGCGAACAGAGTATTTCGGTCGACGTACTAATATTGTGGCCCCGGACGAATCTCTATTGATCAAAAAACCGCTAATGCAGGTCGCTCATGGTGGTGGTCGACGTCTACGCAAAGAGGATCCGATGCATCTCGCTCTCGTCAACTGGATTGGCGAAGGCATGAAACTGGATAGCGAGGAAGCCCCCAGTCTCGTCAAAATTGATGTTTATCCCAAGAAACGAATCTTGTGGGAGAAATCGCCTCGGCAACAGCTTTATGTCATGGGCGAGTTCAGCGATGGTTCCATTAAAGATTTAACTGATCTGACCGTCTTCAGCTCCTCGAATGAGCGAGTCGCGTTTGCATCACCCGAGGGTCTTGTTGAAAAATCAAATCGGGGAGAAACCACCATTCTGGCTCGGTACCTCGATAAAATGTCGACCTGTGAAATTTCATTTCTGGAAGATGTCGACGGCTTTGCCTGGGCTAATCCACAAGAAAATAACTTCATCGATACACTCGCATTCGCCAAAATGCAGCAACTACAGATTCTTCCTTCCGAGTTATGCAGCGACGAGGAATTCCTGCGACGCGCGTACCTCGATGTTACGGGGCGACTGCCACGTGTCGAGGAGGCAACTGTTTTTCTGAATGATTCTTCTGCCGACAAGCGTGCTCACTTAATCGATCAGCTTCTCGAAACCCCCGAATACGCCCAGTTCTGGTCTCTCAAGTGGAGTGACGTGCTCCGGGCGAGCAGTAAGAAGTTCAACGAAGTCGGGACTCACAAATTCCATGAGTGGATTAAGAACGTCGTTTATTCCGACGTACCGCTCAATCAGGTGGCGTATGAGTTATTAACTGCTTCGGGGAGTGCCTACGAGAACCCGGCCGCCAACTACTGGCGAGCGAGTCGCGAGCCGGATGAAGCTACTGAAGTGACCGCTCAGCTCTTTTTGGGAATTCGTATTCAATGTGCGAAATGTCACAACCATCCGTTTGAGCGTTGGACGCAAGATAATTACTACGGTCTGGCGGCGACATTTGCCCGAATCGGTCGTAAACCGGTTTCGGACGCAAATGAAGAAGTCATCTTCATGAAAAATGATGGCGAGGTCACCCAGCCAAGAACAGGTGAGACGATGAAGGTTCATCTGCTTCTCAAAGGGGACGTTGAAGTTCCTGCAGATACTGACCGACGAGTTGTCTTTGCTGACTGGCTGACGGCGGCGGACAATCCGTTCTTCGCCAAAGCGACCGTCAATCGCATCTGGGGACATCTGATGGGACGTGGTATTGTTGACCCGGTTGATGACTTCCGCGATTCGAACCCTCCTTCGAATGCACCACTGTTGGCCGAGTTAACCCAACAGTTCGTTAATAATGATTTCAGTATGAAGTGGGCGATTCGAACAATTATGAACAGTCGTTTGTATCAGCTCAGTTCAGAAAAGAATGACTTCAATTCCGAAGACGAAATTTACCACTCTCATGCTTCGACCCGGTTAATGACAGCGGAGCAATTGCTCGATGCGATTTGCGACGTCACCGGCGTTCGTGAAAAGTTCGCCGGCGTTCCGATTGGAACTCGTACCGTGGAATTGGCCGAACCTCCCGCGGATCACTACTTCCTGAAAGTCTTCGGACAACCACAACGCGAGATGGCGTGCGAATGTGAACGTTCGAGCGATTCTAACCTGTCACAGGCATTGCAGATGATCAACGGCCCTGTGATTCAGGATAAATTGAAGGTCGAAACAGGCCGTCTCCAGACTGCCATCAAAGCGGGCAAGGACGACGTCACGATTATTAATGAAATCTACCTTGCCGCTGTTTCCCGTCAACCAGAAGAAGTCGAACTCAATGCGGCATTGGAACACATTAAGTCTTCTGCCGAGCGAACTCAGGCTCTGGAAGATGTCGCCTGGGCGGTGCTGAACTCGAAGGAGTTCCTGTTCCAACACTAA
- a CDS encoding NADP-dependent methylenetetrahydromethanopterin/methylenetetrahydrofolate dehydrogenase, translating to MKKILIQLDTDSLASTFDRVVAVDADVDELFSYGGITPENVVPLVHGAIFTRGPQDLKNTAIFLGGSNSDAAEAVLSQVQQTFFGPMRISLMFDPNGSVTTAAAAVLSAGKHLDLSQSKSVVLGGTGPVGYRACQLLARSGGQATLVSRSEEKAAMAAKKINDMGYDGKVTPAACSNEEEIIAIANDSQFLLASGAAGVQFLSEEQLISLTNLKVAIDLNAVPPVGLGGIDVMSKAKEQGNIITYGAIGVGGLKMKIHKAGVRQLFKSNSQVLETETLYELGQELI from the coding sequence ATGAAAAAAATCCTCATCCAACTCGATACGGACTCCCTCGCCAGTACTTTTGATCGCGTCGTTGCCGTGGACGCCGATGTTGATGAACTTTTTTCCTATGGAGGCATCACCCCCGAAAACGTCGTTCCGTTGGTCCATGGAGCGATCTTCACTCGGGGACCACAGGATCTGAAAAATACAGCTATTTTCCTTGGTGGGAGCAACAGCGACGCAGCAGAAGCAGTACTCTCTCAAGTCCAACAGACATTTTTCGGACCGATGCGGATCTCATTAATGTTCGATCCAAACGGCTCAGTCACAACAGCAGCAGCGGCTGTCCTTTCGGCGGGTAAGCATCTGGATCTTTCTCAATCCAAATCGGTAGTGCTCGGAGGAACCGGACCCGTTGGTTATCGTGCTTGTCAGTTATTAGCGCGATCCGGAGGCCAGGCGACGCTCGTTTCCCGTTCAGAAGAGAAAGCGGCCATGGCAGCGAAGAAAATCAACGACATGGGTTACGACGGGAAGGTGACACCCGCTGCTTGTTCAAACGAAGAAGAAATCATCGCGATCGCTAATGACTCTCAGTTCCTGCTCGCTTCAGGTGCTGCGGGAGTGCAGTTCCTATCCGAAGAGCAGTTAATATCACTGACTAATCTTAAAGTCGCCATCGACCTGAACGCTGTCCCCCCTGTAGGACTCGGTGGAATCGACGTGATGTCGAAAGCCAAAGAGCAGGGCAACATCATCACCTATGGTGCCATCGGTGTGGGAGGCCTGAAAATGAAAATTCACAAAGCGGGCGTCCGCCAACTTTTCAAATCGAATTCTCAGGTTCTCGAAACAGAAACCTTGTATGAACTGGGGCAGGAACTAATCTAA
- a CDS encoding acetyl-CoA C-acyltransferase yields MQEAVIVDAVRTPVAKASPDAGNFRDVRAEDLSGHIIKSLVERTGIDPHLIEDVKWGCVQQQGEQGINLGRIVSLVAGLPVEVAGMTVNRNCGSSLTAIHDATMYIRGGNDNIQIVGGVEHMHHVPMNKGYSVAPSLLYKYSESMMNMGMTAEYLATKYEIGREEQDEFAARSHQLAAAATQKGSFQTEIIPTWGRDDDGRKNLIDQDQGIRYDCSQEGLARLRPAFKPADGSVTAGNSSQLSVGATAMLMMSADTARELGYHPMAKVISLSVTGVDPCEMGIGPVPAVLKALDRAGLSLKDIGAIELNEAFAVQALSVMKCLGLSADVVNLRGGAIALGHPLGASGARIATTLLHRMRDENVKYGLATMCIGQGQGIATIFEAT; encoded by the coding sequence ATGCAAGAAGCGGTCATCGTCGATGCCGTACGAACCCCGGTTGCCAAAGCCTCTCCCGACGCCGGCAACTTTCGAGACGTGCGGGCGGAAGATTTGTCCGGTCATATCATCAAGTCGCTCGTGGAACGAACAGGCATTGATCCGCATCTGATTGAAGATGTGAAATGGGGCTGCGTGCAGCAGCAGGGCGAACAGGGAATCAACCTCGGAAGGATCGTGAGCTTGGTAGCAGGCTTGCCAGTGGAAGTTGCGGGAATGACCGTTAACCGGAACTGCGGTTCCAGCCTGACGGCCATTCACGACGCTACGATGTATATCCGAGGAGGGAACGACAATATTCAGATCGTGGGTGGCGTCGAACACATGCACCACGTTCCGATGAATAAAGGGTATTCCGTTGCACCTTCGCTGCTATATAAATACAGCGAATCGATGATGAATATGGGGATGACGGCAGAATACCTGGCAACCAAGTACGAGATCGGGCGCGAAGAGCAGGACGAATTCGCCGCTCGTAGCCATCAACTGGCGGCGGCGGCGACTCAAAAAGGGAGTTTCCAAACAGAGATCATTCCCACTTGGGGACGCGACGATGACGGTCGCAAAAATCTGATCGATCAAGACCAGGGAATTCGCTACGACTGCAGTCAGGAAGGACTCGCCCGCTTACGTCCGGCCTTCAAACCGGCGGACGGTTCTGTAACGGCAGGCAACTCCTCTCAACTGAGCGTTGGGGCTACGGCCATGTTGATGATGTCCGCCGATACCGCCAGGGAGTTGGGTTATCATCCTATGGCAAAGGTGATATCGCTGTCGGTCACGGGAGTCGATCCGTGCGAAATGGGAATCGGCCCTGTTCCCGCCGTGCTGAAGGCACTCGACAGGGCTGGCTTATCCTTGAAAGACATTGGTGCAATTGAATTGAACGAAGCCTTCGCTGTTCAAGCCCTTTCGGTGATGAAATGTTTGGGACTTAGCGCGGATGTCGTCAATCTACGCGGAGGAGCAATCGCATTGGGCCACCCTCTCGGTGCCAGCGGTGCCCGCATTGCGACGACCTTGTTACACCGGATGCGAGATGAAAACGTAAAATACGGACTCGCCACGATGTGCATCGGTCAAGGTCAGGGGATCGCGACTATCTTTGAAGCGACTTAG
- a CDS encoding 3-hydroxyacyl-CoA dehydrogenase NAD-binding domain-containing protein — MTNAFKFEERDGQIGLITFDIEGQKVNTFSQQTIQELSDLIDSLQDRTDLRGLLLQSGKDGQFVAGADLNELGALAYASPAARRMGMQVGHDLFNKLSALPFPTVALVAGNCMGGGTEMILSMDYRLAGLHPATRIALPESKIGIIPGWGGTQRMPRVIGMHHAIEMICSGEPVDGRRAAELGLVFDAVPVDSLIDEGCRLIEQAQATGEWKTNRELFQQPLGLSDDQLRFNFLAAESVVQAQTKGQYPAPLVALKAMKEGLNLPLKEGLQVELDCSMEVAGTEHSANMISVFFANNTVSRDKGTTDPAIQPRNVQSVGVLGAGLMGAGIATAHARGGFPTTMVDVNQDAVAAGMKRAISVIDKRIKIKRATPEDMQQLLSKLNTSTSLSAFRDSDVIVEAVPENEDLKTQVYGQLAEVMKEDAILASNTSTISITRMAKSAPNPERFVGMHFFLPVDRMKLVEVIRGEETSDETVATIVNLAKKIKKVPIVCNDCPGFLVNRVIFPYMNEAMLLLQEGASMDKIDQVATQFGMPLGPIALSDMVGLDTMLGCVSVLNPAYSDRSVDVKVLSDLVIAGRLGKKNGSGFRQYVGPKGKPADDPAFEPILEKCRLDQREISEEEIRERLFLAMLLEAVRLLDEGIVSTPSHVDMGMILGTGFPAFRGGLLRWCDNEGAGNIVDRADRLASLGKRFEAPDSLRQMARSGEKFYPVPKDIVNNLKES, encoded by the coding sequence ATGACGAATGCGTTCAAGTTTGAAGAACGAGACGGACAGATCGGTCTGATTACCTTCGATATCGAAGGCCAGAAAGTCAATACTTTCTCTCAACAGACGATCCAGGAACTTTCCGACCTGATTGATTCACTACAAGATCGAACCGACCTGCGTGGTTTACTATTACAGAGTGGTAAGGATGGGCAGTTCGTCGCCGGAGCCGACTTAAATGAACTGGGCGCACTCGCATATGCATCGCCGGCGGCTCGCCGAATGGGGATGCAAGTTGGCCATGATTTGTTTAATAAACTGAGTGCTCTCCCCTTCCCCACCGTTGCCCTGGTTGCGGGAAACTGCATGGGTGGAGGGACCGAAATGATTTTGTCCATGGACTATCGCCTGGCGGGGCTGCATCCGGCGACACGCATCGCGCTACCGGAATCTAAAATCGGCATCATCCCCGGTTGGGGCGGAACTCAGCGAATGCCTCGCGTGATCGGAATGCACCATGCCATCGAGATGATCTGTTCCGGTGAACCAGTCGACGGCCGACGTGCTGCCGAGCTGGGATTAGTTTTCGATGCAGTACCAGTCGATTCCCTGATCGACGAGGGTTGCCGATTAATTGAACAGGCACAGGCGACTGGTGAATGGAAAACCAACAGAGAACTCTTCCAGCAGCCACTTGGATTGAGCGACGATCAGCTCCGCTTCAATTTTCTTGCCGCGGAGAGTGTCGTGCAAGCTCAGACAAAGGGACAGTACCCTGCTCCCCTGGTGGCGCTTAAAGCGATGAAAGAAGGACTGAATCTTCCCTTAAAGGAGGGGTTGCAGGTGGAACTTGATTGCTCGATGGAAGTTGCCGGCACGGAGCATTCCGCGAATATGATTTCCGTCTTTTTCGCCAACAACACAGTCAGTCGGGACAAAGGGACGACCGATCCGGCAATTCAACCCCGGAATGTTCAATCGGTCGGTGTACTTGGGGCTGGTTTGATGGGGGCAGGAATTGCCACCGCGCATGCTCGGGGCGGATTCCCAACGACGATGGTTGACGTGAATCAGGATGCCGTCGCTGCGGGTATGAAACGGGCTATCTCAGTAATCGACAAACGAATCAAAATCAAACGTGCGACGCCCGAGGACATGCAGCAACTGTTGTCAAAGCTGAATACATCGACTTCGTTGTCGGCATTTCGGGATTCCGATGTCATCGTCGAGGCGGTTCCTGAGAACGAAGACTTAAAAACTCAGGTTTACGGTCAATTGGCCGAGGTCATGAAAGAGGATGCAATTCTGGCGTCGAATACGTCGACCATCTCGATTACGCGTATGGCGAAATCGGCTCCCAACCCGGAACGATTCGTCGGGATGCATTTCTTCCTGCCCGTCGATCGAATGAAACTGGTCGAAGTCATTCGGGGCGAAGAGACAAGCGACGAAACGGTTGCGACGATCGTTAATCTGGCAAAGAAAATTAAAAAGGTCCCCATCGTCTGTAATGACTGCCCCGGCTTTCTGGTTAACCGAGTCATCTTTCCTTATATGAACGAAGCTATGTTGCTGCTGCAGGAAGGGGCGTCTATGGATAAGATCGACCAGGTCGCCACACAATTCGGAATGCCGCTGGGGCCAATTGCACTCAGCGACATGGTGGGTCTCGATACGATGTTAGGGTGCGTTAGTGTATTGAATCCCGCCTATAGTGATCGTTCCGTAGACGTGAAAGTTCTAAGTGATCTTGTCATCGCAGGTCGACTTGGCAAAAAGAACGGTTCCGGATTCAGGCAATACGTCGGTCCCAAGGGGAAACCGGCGGACGATCCCGCCTTTGAACCCATTCTTGAAAAATGCCGACTCGATCAGCGCGAGATCTCAGAAGAAGAAATCCGGGAGCGACTCTTCCTGGCGATGTTGCTGGAAGCAGTACGATTACTCGATGAAGGGATCGTTTCTACGCCATCGCATGTTGATATGGGGATGATTCTAGGAACAGGCTTCCCGGCGTTCCGTGGCGGATTACTTCGATGGTGCGATAATGAAGGCGCTGGCAACATTGTTGATCGGGCGGACAGGCTTGCCTCACTTGGGAAACGGTTTGAGGCACCAGACTCGCTGCGACAGATGGCTCGCTCGGGAGAGAAGTTCTATCCAGTGCCGAAGGATATCGTCAACAACCTGAAGGAAAGCTAA